One Phenylobacterium hankyongense DNA segment encodes these proteins:
- a CDS encoding glycoside hydrolase family 3 protein — MTRQTCRRAAASLAAVAAILGGFRGPALAADPPGLAHPDRWPAAHSRGLTDPKTEAFVTGLMATMSLEEKVGQLIQADIASIRPEDLRDYPLGSILAGGDSPPLGAPDRSPAAAWLATARAFRAVSLETRPGHTPIPVMLGVDAVHGNNNVVGATLFPHNIGLGAMHDPALMRRIGEATAQETAAAGIDWAFAPTLAVVRDDRWGRTYEGYSEDPQLVAAYAGQMVAGLQGAPATWPALQAGHVAASAKHFLGDGGTDKGKDQGDNLYDESELARLNAPGYVAAIEAGAMTVMASYSSWQGVKMHANASLLTGVLKQRMGFDGFVVSDWNALGQLPGCTNENCPAAINAGIDMVMAPDTWKGLYRNTLAQARSGEIPMARIDDAVRRILRVKAKAGLFGPRPWEGRLDTLGSPQHRAIARQAVRESLVLLKNEGSVLPIRGSAHVLVAGDGADNVAKQAGGWTLSWQGQGNTPGDFPNAQSIWSGLREAVHAAGGMAELSPDGSFRRKPDVAVVVFGENPYAESRGDLATLEYQPGAKTDLALLSKLKAQGIPVVAVFLSGRPLWVNPELAAADAFVAAWLPGSEGGGIADVLVGDAKGRARHDFTGRLSYAWPKFASQTRLNRGEPGYDPLFASGYGLSYRRPAALPALPEVPGSPGGADPVPAAGPRP, encoded by the coding sequence ATGACCCGCCAGACCTGCCGCCGCGCCGCCGCCAGCCTCGCCGCCGTGGCCGCGATCCTCGGCGGCTTCCGCGGGCCGGCGCTCGCCGCTGATCCGCCGGGCCTGGCCCACCCCGATCGCTGGCCTGCCGCCCACAGCCGCGGCCTGACGGACCCGAAGACCGAGGCCTTCGTCACCGGGCTGATGGCGACGATGAGCCTGGAGGAGAAGGTCGGACAGCTGATCCAGGCCGACATCGCCAGCATCAGGCCGGAAGACCTGCGGGACTATCCGCTGGGGTCGATCCTGGCCGGCGGCGACAGCCCGCCGCTGGGGGCGCCCGACCGCTCGCCGGCCGCAGCCTGGCTGGCCACCGCCCGCGCCTTCCGGGCCGTGTCCCTGGAGACCCGCCCCGGCCACACGCCGATCCCGGTGATGCTCGGGGTGGACGCCGTGCACGGGAACAACAACGTCGTGGGCGCCACGCTCTTTCCGCACAACATCGGGCTGGGCGCCATGCACGACCCGGCGCTGATGCGCCGCATCGGCGAGGCGACCGCTCAGGAGACCGCCGCCGCCGGCATCGACTGGGCCTTCGCCCCGACCCTGGCGGTGGTGCGCGACGACCGCTGGGGCCGCACCTACGAGGGCTATTCGGAGGATCCGCAGCTCGTCGCCGCCTACGCCGGCCAGATGGTCGCCGGCCTGCAGGGCGCGCCGGCGACCTGGCCCGCGCTCCAGGCCGGGCACGTGGCCGCATCGGCCAAGCACTTCCTCGGCGACGGCGGCACGGACAAGGGCAAGGACCAGGGCGACAACCTGTACGACGAGTCCGAACTCGCCCGCCTGAACGCCCCGGGCTACGTGGCGGCGATCGAGGCCGGCGCGATGACCGTCATGGCCTCCTACTCGAGCTGGCAGGGCGTCAAGATGCACGCCAACGCCAGCCTGCTCACCGGCGTGCTGAAGCAGCGGATGGGCTTCGACGGCTTCGTGGTCAGCGACTGGAACGCCCTCGGCCAGCTGCCGGGCTGCACCAACGAGAACTGCCCCGCGGCGATCAACGCCGGGATCGACATGGTCATGGCCCCCGACACCTGGAAGGGTCTCTACCGCAACACCCTGGCCCAGGCCCGGTCCGGCGAGATCCCGATGGCGCGCATCGACGATGCGGTGCGCCGAATCCTGCGGGTGAAGGCCAAGGCCGGCCTGTTCGGGCCGCGCCCCTGGGAAGGCCGGCTCGACACCCTCGGGTCGCCGCAGCACCGCGCCATCGCCCGCCAGGCGGTCCGCGAGTCCCTGGTGCTGCTGAAGAACGAGGGCTCGGTGCTACCGATCCGCGGCTCGGCCCATGTGCTGGTGGCCGGCGACGGCGCCGACAACGTCGCCAAGCAGGCCGGCGGCTGGACGCTCAGCTGGCAGGGCCAGGGCAACACGCCGGGCGACTTCCCGAACGCCCAGTCGATCTGGTCGGGCCTGCGCGAAGCGGTCCACGCGGCCGGCGGCATGGCCGAGCTGAGCCCCGACGGATCGTTCCGGCGCAAGCCCGACGTGGCGGTCGTGGTGTTCGGCGAAAACCCCTACGCCGAATCCCGGGGGGACCTGGCGACGCTGGAATACCAGCCGGGCGCCAAGACGGACCTCGCCCTGCTCAGCAAGCTGAAGGCCCAGGGAATCCCGGTGGTGGCGGTGTTCCTGTCCGGCCGGCCGCTGTGGGTGAACCCGGAGCTCGCCGCCGCCGACGCCTTCGTCGCCGCCTGGTTGCCGGGCAGCGAGGGCGGCGGGATCGCCGACGTGCTGGTCGGCGACGCCAAGGGCCGGGCGCGCCACGACTTCACCGGCCGTCTTTCCTACGCCTGGCCGAAGTTCGCCAGCCAGACGCGGTTGAACCGCGGCGAGCCGGGCTACGACCCGCTGTTCGCCTCCGGTTACGGCCTCAGCTACCGCCGTCCCGCCGCCCTGCCCGCACTGCCGGAGGTCCCCGGCTCACCCGGCGGGGCGGACCCGGTTCCGGCCGCCGGCCCCCGTCCATAG
- a CDS encoding 2-hydroxychromene-2-carboxylate isomerase, with protein sequence MPLDYDLYWSFRSPYSYMVAPRLLALEAEHEVACRVRPVYPLAVRTPEFFDTRDPLWLPYFMTDVFREAAFLRLPFRWPRPDPVQRGPDGRYPEAQPWIHRLTHLGVAAAERGRGLAFLVEASRVIWSGDVDDWQEGDHLARAAERAGLDFAEMAAAVDAAPDRYAAVVEENQVAQRAAGHWGVPMMVFGGEAFFGQDRFDQLKWRMQQHGLTARRGS encoded by the coding sequence ATGCCGCTCGACTACGACCTCTATTGGTCATTCCGCTCGCCCTATTCCTACATGGTCGCCCCGAGGTTGCTGGCGCTGGAGGCGGAGCACGAGGTCGCGTGCCGCGTGCGCCCGGTCTATCCGCTGGCCGTGCGCACGCCGGAGTTCTTCGACACCCGCGATCCGCTCTGGCTGCCCTATTTCATGACCGACGTGTTCCGGGAGGCGGCCTTCCTGCGCCTGCCGTTTCGCTGGCCGCGGCCCGACCCCGTGCAGCGCGGCCCCGACGGCCGCTATCCCGAAGCTCAGCCCTGGATCCATCGCCTGACCCACCTGGGCGTCGCCGCCGCCGAGCGCGGCCGGGGCCTGGCCTTCCTCGTCGAGGCCAGCCGGGTGATCTGGAGCGGCGACGTGGACGACTGGCAGGAGGGCGACCACCTGGCCCGCGCCGCCGAGCGCGCCGGCCTCGACTTCGCCGAGATGGCCGCGGCGGTGGACGCCGCGCCGGACCGCTACGCCGCGGTGGTCGAGGAGAACCAGGTCGCCCAGCGGGCGGCCGGCCACTGGGGCGTGCCGATGATGGTGTTCGGCGGCGAGGCCTTCTTCGGCCAGGACCGGTTCGACCAGCTCAAGTGGCGGATGCAGCAGCACGGGCTGACGGCGAGGCGCGGATCATGA
- a CDS encoding efflux RND transporter periplasmic adaptor subunit yields the protein MSHFGIRLLAAALLAATVTGCGKPSGPPPQGPPEVGVVVLQPQPAAIQTELPGRTSAVETSEVRPQVSGLIEGRLFTEGSTVKRGQLLYQIDPAPYRAALAQANGQLANARAMLTTARLKSERYADLVKINAVSRQEADDAAAAYGQASAQVQQAQAAVDSARINLGYTRVTAPISGRIGRSTVTRGALVTASQASALTTIQRLDTVYVDINQSAGELLALQRSLRSGKIAPGSVTVRLRLEDGSDYDRTGVLAFSDVTVDESTGAVTLRAVFPNPAAALLPGMYVKAVVPQGVVPSAILAPQVGVTRDERGLPTAMVVDAQGKAQQRTLTTGPAIGDKWLVTSGLSAGDRLIVEGLQKVKAGAPVHAVPAGSPRAAPVMAAK from the coding sequence GTGTCCCACTTCGGAATTCGTCTCCTGGCCGCGGCCCTCCTCGCCGCGACGGTCACCGGGTGCGGCAAGCCCTCGGGGCCGCCGCCGCAAGGTCCGCCTGAGGTCGGCGTCGTGGTCCTGCAGCCACAGCCGGCGGCCATCCAGACCGAACTCCCAGGCCGGACGAGCGCGGTCGAAACCTCCGAGGTGCGGCCCCAGGTCAGCGGCCTGATCGAAGGCCGCCTCTTCACCGAGGGCTCCACGGTCAAGCGCGGCCAGCTGCTCTACCAGATCGACCCGGCGCCCTACCGCGCCGCCTTGGCCCAGGCGAACGGCCAGTTGGCCAACGCGCGGGCCATGCTGACCACGGCCCGGCTGAAGTCCGAGCGTTACGCCGACCTGGTCAAGATCAACGCCGTCAGCCGCCAGGAGGCCGACGACGCCGCCGCCGCCTACGGCCAGGCCTCCGCCCAGGTGCAGCAGGCGCAGGCGGCGGTGGACAGCGCGCGCATCAACCTCGGCTACACCCGCGTCACGGCCCCGATCTCCGGTCGCATCGGCCGCTCCACCGTCACCCGCGGGGCCCTGGTCACCGCCAGCCAGGCCAGTGCGCTGACCACCATCCAGCGGCTGGACACCGTCTACGTGGACATCAACCAGTCCGCCGGTGAGCTGCTCGCCCTTCAGCGCAGCCTGCGGTCGGGCAAGATCGCGCCCGGCTCGGTGACGGTGCGGCTGCGCCTCGAGGACGGCAGCGATTACGACCGCACGGGCGTGCTCGCCTTCTCGGACGTCACGGTCGACGAGAGCACCGGCGCGGTGACCCTGCGCGCGGTCTTCCCGAACCCGGCCGCGGCCCTCCTCCCCGGCATGTACGTCAAGGCCGTGGTGCCGCAGGGCGTGGTCCCAAGCGCCATCCTCGCGCCCCAGGTGGGCGTCACCCGCGACGAGCGGGGCCTGCCCACGGCCATGGTGGTCGACGCCCAGGGCAAGGCGCAGCAGCGGACCCTGACCACCGGGCCGGCGATCGGCGACAAGTGGCTCGTCACCTCCGGCCTGTCGGCGGGCGACCGGCTGATCGTGGAAGGACTGCAGAAGGTGAAGGCCGGCGCCCCCGTCCACGCCGTGCCGGCCGGATCGCCCCGCGCTGCGCCCGTCATGGCCGCCAAGTAG